The Echinicola rosea genome has a segment encoding these proteins:
- a CDS encoding NfeD family protein — protein MTWALILGLLVLGLILILMEVIFVPGTTVVGILGLAFSALGVYFTFVNYDSSTALWVLGLTAIANVGVIFYGFKSGVWKRFSLKETISSRTYDNRLDGLQVGLRGKTVSDIKPYGKAEFGDTIYEVKSNSGFIPAGQDVEIQQLEYNRIIIK, from the coding sequence ATGACTTGGGCACTTATTCTTGGATTATTGGTGTTGGGCTTGATCCTGATCCTTATGGAAGTGATTTTTGTTCCGGGAACCACCGTAGTGGGTATTTTGGGATTGGCCTTTAGTGCACTTGGCGTTTATTTTACTTTTGTAAATTACGACTCATCGACAGCCCTTTGGGTGCTCGGCCTTACGGCAATTGCCAATGTTGGGGTGATTTTTTACGGATTCAAATCGGGTGTGTGGAAGCGGTTTTCGCTGAAAGAGACCATCTCAAGCCGTACCTATGACAATCGTTTGGATGGACTACAAGTAGGACTTAGGGGAAAAACGGTTTCCGATATCAAGCCTTATGGCAAAGCTGAATTTGGAGATACCATATATGAAGTAAAATCCAATTCTGGGTTTATCCCTGCAGGCCAAGATGTCGAAATCCAGCAACTTGAATACAACAGAATTATCATTAAATAA
- the proS gene encoding proline--tRNA ligase translates to MSKGLPKRSEDYSQWYNELVKRADLAENSAVRGCMVIKPYGYSIWEKMQQQLDKMFKDTGHSNAYFPLFIPKSYLSKEASHVEGFAKECAVVTHYRLKNDEEGKGVVVDPEAKLEEELIVRPTSETVIWSTYRNWIQSYRDLPLKVNQWANVVRWEMRTRLFLRTAEFLWQEGHTAHATREEAVEETELMMNIYAQFAEEYMGVPVVKGIKTASERFAGAEETYCIEAMMQDGKALQAGTSHFLGQNFANAFDVKFATKQGGLEHVWGTSWGVSTRLMGALIMAHSDDNGLVLPPKLAPIQVVIVPIFRSEEELQAVEEKAHEIMDKLKPLGISVHFDHRDTHKPGWKFAEYELKGVPLRIAMGPRDLANNTIEIARRDTLSKEMVNLGEVEIGEYISSKLNEIQTNIYEKASQFREENTTTVDTWEEFQQVLEGKGGFVSAHWDGTPETEEKIKELTKATIRCVPLDQVKEDGKCVLTGNPSSGRVLFAKAY, encoded by the coding sequence ATGAGCAAAGGACTGCCTAAAAGAAGTGAGGACTACTCACAGTGGTACAATGAATTGGTAAAAAGGGCTGATCTGGCGGAGAATTCCGCTGTTAGAGGATGCATGGTGATCAAGCCATATGGCTATTCCATTTGGGAAAAAATGCAGCAGCAACTGGATAAGATGTTTAAGGACACTGGACATAGCAATGCCTATTTCCCTTTGTTCATCCCAAAATCCTATTTGTCCAAAGAAGCCAGTCATGTGGAGGGGTTTGCAAAGGAATGTGCTGTGGTGACACACTATCGCTTAAAGAATGATGAAGAGGGCAAAGGAGTGGTCGTGGATCCGGAAGCCAAACTGGAGGAGGAATTGATCGTACGGCCTACTTCAGAGACCGTGATCTGGAGTACTTATCGAAATTGGATCCAGTCTTACCGGGACTTGCCACTAAAAGTAAACCAGTGGGCCAACGTTGTTAGATGGGAAATGCGGACCAGGCTGTTTTTGCGGACAGCTGAATTTTTATGGCAAGAAGGCCATACCGCCCATGCTACCCGTGAAGAGGCCGTTGAGGAGACGGAGTTAATGATGAATATCTACGCGCAGTTTGCGGAGGAATACATGGGGGTACCAGTGGTGAAAGGCATTAAAACTGCCAGTGAGCGTTTTGCTGGAGCAGAGGAGACGTATTGTATCGAAGCAATGATGCAGGATGGCAAAGCATTGCAGGCAGGTACATCGCATTTTCTGGGACAGAACTTTGCCAATGCTTTTGACGTAAAGTTTGCCACCAAACAAGGAGGCCTAGAGCATGTATGGGGGACATCATGGGGCGTGAGTACGCGCTTGATGGGAGCCTTGATCATGGCGCATTCTGATGATAACGGTCTGGTCCTGCCTCCCAAATTGGCACCGATCCAAGTGGTGATCGTACCGATTTTCAGAAGTGAAGAGGAATTGCAGGCAGTGGAAGAAAAGGCCCATGAAATCATGGATAAGTTAAAGCCATTGGGCATTTCTGTGCATTTTGATCATCGTGATACCCATAAACCAGGATGGAAATTTGCAGAATATGAGCTGAAAGGGGTGCCGCTAAGGATCGCCATGGGGCCAAGGGACCTTGCCAATAATACCATAGAAATTGCCCGTAGGGATACATTGTCCAAGGAAATGGTCAATTTGGGTGAAGTAGAGATAGGCGAATACATTTCCTCAAAGCTGAACGAGATCCAGACGAACATTTACGAAAAGGCATCGCAATTCCGTGAAGAGAATACCACGACAGTGGATACTTGGGAGGAATTCCAGCAAGTCCTTGAAGGAAAAGGCGGCTTTGTGTCTGCACACTGGGATGGTACCCCCGAGACCGAGGAAAAAATCAAAGAACTGACCAAGGCCACCATTCGCTGTGTTCCCCTGGACCAAGTGAAAGAGGATGGTAAATGTGTACTGACAGGTAATCCTTCCAGCGGAAGGGTGCTGTTTGCCAAAGCTTATTAA
- a CDS encoding OmpP1/FadL family transporter: MKIIKTTILGIGFLLGASSISPVIAQTLEDALRYSQYNATGSARVMGIGGSQFAIGGDVSNISGNPAGLGFFRKSEFSFTPSYGNWKSTSSFMDQPQVDNKGNFALPNISIVMAKVKDPLNQDAWRGHSFGISFNRISNFNNTFGYYSTIGSPSSLLDYYADDYNMYGEPAIGDPAGLPLDVELVINEGGTFYPSDYTYNPNDDGSPNYDNPIAPFQDELIENEGNLSQITFAYGGNYKNKLFIGGSVGITSINYTSRKVFNEQFIDQDENNSLYYSLAENLYHSGAGVNLNLGLIYKPIDQINIGASFSSPTWARYDEEFDSDIIAEFYDLNGNPEAEDQAYSDIFVSSINLTTPMRLSGGVAFFINKNGFITADVDYLNYSSMNLSSSDYRLDAANENIDNTMGNVLNYRIGGEWRINMFRLRAGTALYGDPYKDSELDRSKTQFTGGVGVKLAKMYVDLGIVHSQFDSYYTSYPGAELTTIDNSNTQGLLTLGFNF; encoded by the coding sequence ATGAAAATTATTAAAACAACTATTTTGGGGATTGGTTTTCTTCTTGGAGCCTCCTCGATTTCACCCGTAATAGCCCAAACCCTTGAAGATGCCTTAAGGTATAGCCAGTATAATGCTACTGGTTCTGCTAGGGTAATGGGAATCGGAGGAAGCCAGTTTGCCATTGGCGGAGATGTATCAAACATTTCTGGAAACCCTGCTGGGCTTGGTTTTTTCAGAAAATCCGAGTTTAGCTTTACGCCTTCTTATGGAAACTGGAAATCTACCTCATCCTTTATGGATCAACCTCAAGTGGACAACAAAGGAAACTTTGCACTGCCCAATATCAGTATTGTCATGGCTAAGGTAAAGGATCCGCTGAACCAGGATGCGTGGAGAGGACACTCTTTCGGCATCAGCTTTAACAGGATCAGCAATTTCAACAACACATTTGGCTATTATTCCACAATAGGAAGCCCCTCTTCATTACTTGATTATTACGCTGATGATTATAACATGTATGGAGAACCCGCTATCGGTGATCCTGCTGGTCTTCCATTGGATGTTGAATTGGTAATCAATGAAGGAGGAACGTTCTATCCTTCTGATTACACCTATAACCCCAATGATGATGGCTCACCAAACTACGATAATCCAATAGCCCCGTTTCAAGATGAGTTGATCGAAAATGAAGGAAACCTTAGCCAGATTACTTTTGCCTATGGTGGGAATTACAAAAACAAACTATTTATTGGAGGGTCAGTCGGCATTACTTCCATTAATTACACCTCCCGTAAAGTATTCAATGAACAATTCATAGACCAGGATGAAAACAACTCATTGTACTATTCTTTAGCAGAAAACCTTTATCATAGTGGAGCGGGAGTCAATTTAAACCTTGGGTTGATTTACAAACCAATAGACCAAATCAATATCGGCGCATCCTTTAGCTCACCTACTTGGGCCAGGTATGATGAAGAATTCGACTCTGACATCATTGCTGAATTTTATGACCTTAATGGTAACCCAGAAGCAGAAGACCAAGCATACAGCGATATATTTGTATCTTCCATCAACCTTACTACCCCAATGAGACTGAGTGGTGGAGTAGCATTCTTCATCAACAAAAACGGTTTTATCACTGCTGATGTGGATTACCTGAATTATTCGTCCATGAATCTTTCTTCCTCTGATTACAGGTTAGATGCAGCCAATGAAAACATCGACAACACGATGGGCAACGTCTTAAATTATCGCATTGGTGGTGAATGGCGGATCAATATGTTCAGGTTGAGAGCTGGCACAGCTTTATATGGGGATCCTTACAAAGACTCGGAATTAGACCGTTCCAAAACCCAATTCACCGGAGGGGTAGGCGTAAAACTGGCAAAAATGTACGTGGATCTGGGCATTGTGCACAGTCAATTTGACTCATACTATACCTCTTATCCAGGAGCTGAACTGACTACTATCGACAATTCAAACACGCAAGGTCTTCTCACCCTTGGATTCAATTTCTAA
- a CDS encoding shikimate kinase: protein MDNSAKIVLVGMPGSGKSTLGKAVARQLGFDFYDLDEEIVREETKSIPEIFMNEGEGYFRRLETKVIEKLLKKDASFLLSTGGGAPCFNENMELINRYGISVFLNVSVEQLLLRLTKNEADKRPMFRGMDTTEIRLKLQDLLADREMYYEQAKIMLSGDDISTEHLISELMSFFRN, encoded by the coding sequence ATGGATAATTCCGCAAAAATCGTTTTGGTAGGGATGCCCGGTAGTGGAAAATCCACGCTGGGAAAAGCTGTCGCAAGACAGTTGGGGTTTGATTTTTATGACTTGGATGAGGAGATCGTTAGGGAGGAAACCAAGAGTATTCCCGAGATTTTTATGAATGAAGGTGAGGGTTATTTTCGGCGTCTGGAAACCAAGGTGATCGAAAAACTTCTGAAAAAGGATGCTTCGTTTCTACTTTCGACAGGAGGTGGTGCCCCTTGTTTTAATGAAAACATGGAGCTGATCAACCGATACGGTATTTCTGTGTTCCTAAATGTGAGCGTTGAGCAGCTGCTTTTGCGGCTGACGAAGAATGAAGCAGATAAACGGCCGATGTTTAGAGGAATGGATACCACTGAGATAAGGCTAAAGCTTCAGGATCTTTTGGCCGATAGGGAAATGTATTATGAACAGGCAAAAATAATGCTCAGCGGAGATGATATCTCCACTGAGCATTTGATATCGGAATTGATGAGTTTTTTTAGAAATTGA
- a CDS encoding BT_3928 family protein yields the protein MLKKIILTLFRFLVGGLFVFSGLIKVNDPVGTSIKLEEYFEVFSNDIASFFEVFKPFSLELSVFLIVLEVVLGIMLLLNFKRNLTVSLLLVMILFFTFLTFYSAYFNKVTDCGCFGDAIKLTPWQSFYKDVVLIVMIGVLFIFRKDLPNGTSKATSVVVAGSALACFVLSVLAIRNLPFIDFRAYKEGVNIPEAMQPSGALEYRYVMKKNGEEVVLDEYPSDESYEFVDMQLKNPDALPKIADFGVWNDEGDFTEEILSGNKLLILISSYDKMDADKLGNLDVIMDVEGVETVLVTATAADEIEQVMEAQDWNVPYYFGDATVLKTIIRSNPGVVLLQDGTVLKKYHINNAPSLEEVKNNYQ from the coding sequence ATGCTTAAAAAAATCATACTGACCCTGTTCAGGTTTTTGGTTGGAGGACTTTTTGTTTTTTCAGGTCTGATCAAAGTAAACGATCCAGTGGGAACCTCCATTAAACTTGAGGAATATTTCGAAGTATTTTCAAATGACATTGCCTCATTTTTCGAGGTGTTTAAGCCATTTTCGCTTGAGCTGTCCGTTTTTTTGATTGTACTGGAAGTGGTTTTGGGGATTATGTTGCTATTAAACTTCAAGCGAAACCTTACCGTGAGCCTTTTATTGGTAATGATCCTCTTTTTTACGTTTCTGACCTTTTATTCGGCCTATTTTAACAAGGTGACCGACTGTGGTTGTTTTGGTGATGCGATCAAGCTTACACCCTGGCAGAGCTTTTACAAGGATGTTGTGTTGATAGTGATGATTGGGGTGCTGTTTATTTTCAGGAAAGATCTACCGAACGGTACCTCAAAAGCTACTTCTGTTGTGGTCGCAGGGAGTGCGTTGGCATGTTTTGTTCTGTCCGTATTGGCCATTCGTAATTTGCCTTTCATTGATTTTAGAGCGTATAAGGAAGGTGTTAATATCCCAGAAGCCATGCAGCCATCCGGAGCATTGGAGTACCGCTATGTTATGAAAAAGAACGGTGAGGAGGTGGTCTTGGATGAGTATCCCTCCGATGAGAGTTATGAATTTGTGGACATGCAGCTGAAGAACCCTGATGCACTGCCGAAGATAGCTGATTTTGGCGTATGGAATGACGAAGGGGACTTTACTGAGGAGATATTGAGCGGGAACAAATTGTTGATTTTGATCAGCAGTTATGATAAGATGGATGCGGATAAGCTTGGCAACTTGGATGTCATCATGGATGTCGAAGGAGTAGAAACGGTGTTAGTCACGGCAACGGCGGCAGATGAAATAGAGCAAGTAATGGAGGCACAGGATTGGAATGTGCCCTATTATTTTGGTGATGCCACAGTCCTCAAGACCATCATACGCTCTAACCCGGGGGTAGTGCTGCTACAAGACGGCACCGTCCTGAAGAAATATCATATTAATAATGCTCCTAGCCTGGAGGAAGTGAAAAATAATTACCAATAA
- a CDS encoding DUF1599 domain-containing protein, whose product MKTQTVSEYNQVITLCKELFKKKTVDYGTAWRVLRLPSITDQIFIKAQRIRSIQDKGTQRVQDPVQDEFIGIINYCLIALIQLDLKNDERLDLGYEELEPLYEKWVDATRGLLENKNHDYGEAWRDMRVSSMTDIILMKLYRVKQIEDNSGKTLASEGVDANYQDMINYAIFCLIKLNEQEHA is encoded by the coding sequence TTGAAAACGCAAACTGTTAGCGAATATAATCAAGTTATTACCCTTTGTAAAGAACTTTTTAAGAAGAAAACCGTCGATTATGGGACGGCTTGGAGAGTGTTGCGCTTACCGTCCATTACAGACCAGATTTTTATCAAGGCCCAGCGTATTCGTTCCATCCAAGATAAAGGGACCCAACGCGTTCAAGATCCTGTTCAAGACGAATTTATTGGCATTATCAATTACTGTTTGATTGCCTTGATCCAGCTGGATTTAAAAAATGATGAACGGCTGGATCTTGGGTATGAGGAGCTTGAGCCGTTGTATGAAAAGTGGGTAGATGCCACGAGGGGGCTACTGGAAAACAAAAACCACGATTATGGAGAAGCCTGGCGAGATATGCGGGTGTCTTCCATGACGGATATCATTTTGATGAAACTATACCGTGTAAAACAAATAGAAGACAATAGCGGCAAAACCCTTGCTTCTGAAGGGGTGGATGCCAATTATCAGGACATGATTAATTATGCCATCTTTTGTCTCATCAAGCTAAACGAACAAGAGCATGCTTAA
- the folP gene encoding dihydropteroate synthase, with protein sequence MKDTPNLSSETEDKLFPSKITLQIKGKLILLDDPCVMGILNVTPDSFFSESRISSDENQLLQKAEKLLGEGASILDLGGYSSRPGAAEVTTEDEVKRIVPAVKAIKKQFPTSILSVDTFRHEVAEAAFAEGADIINDISGGELDAEMIPTVAKLNIPYICMHMRGNPATMQDKTEYNNLEKDILLFFNEKLNQCHKAGIKDVIIDPGFGFAKNLAQNYRILKNLSYFKTIKSPILAGVSRKSMIYKILGVSPEKALNGTTALNMTALLNGAKILRVHDVKEATETVKLYKQLYP encoded by the coding sequence ATGAAAGATACTCCGAACTTATCTTCAGAGACCGAAGATAAATTATTTCCCTCAAAAATAACACTCCAAATCAAAGGAAAGCTCATTCTATTGGATGATCCTTGTGTAATGGGCATTCTCAATGTCACACCGGATTCTTTTTTTTCTGAAAGCCGTATCAGCAGTGACGAAAATCAGTTGCTTCAAAAGGCAGAAAAGCTACTTGGTGAAGGTGCTTCAATACTTGACTTGGGAGGATATAGCAGCAGGCCTGGCGCTGCCGAAGTCACCACAGAAGATGAGGTAAAACGGATTGTGCCCGCTGTTAAAGCCATAAAAAAACAATTTCCCACTTCCATCCTATCAGTGGACACGTTTAGACACGAGGTGGCGGAGGCCGCTTTTGCTGAAGGGGCCGACATCATAAACGATATTTCCGGAGGGGAATTGGATGCAGAAATGATTCCTACAGTCGCAAAACTAAACATTCCCTATATCTGTATGCATATGCGCGGAAATCCTGCAACCATGCAGGACAAAACGGAGTATAATAACCTAGAAAAAGATATTTTATTGTTTTTTAACGAAAAATTGAACCAATGTCATAAAGCTGGCATTAAAGATGTAATAATTGATCCAGGGTTTGGTTTTGCTAAAAATTTAGCACAAAATTATAGGATTCTTAAAAATTTATCTTATTTTAAGACTATAAAAAGCCCTATATTAGCTGGTGTCTCCAGAAAATCTATGATTTATAAAATTTTGGGTGTATCACCTGAGAAGGCACTGAATGGCACCACAGCCCTCAATATGACTGCGCTCCTAAACGGAGCTAAAATATTAAGAGTACACGACGTAAAAGAAGCTACTGAAACCGTAAAATTATATAAACAACTTTACCCTTGA
- the cdaA gene encoding diadenylate cyclase CdaA, giving the protein MNLLFKIGFLDISIVNIIDITLVSILIYQVYKLMRGSVAIKIFLGFLSIYLVYLVVNAARMELLSSILGQFMGVGVIAAIILFAPEIRKFLLIIGRSSILSNENVLQELLFWRKKETNAFNITPIIEACKSLSGTSTGALMVVSRNTELKFYAESGDLIDAIVSKRLLISIFNKYSPLHDGAVILYNGKVKAARCILPVTEKEVPAKFGLRHRAAIGMSEATDTLVLIVSEETGQVSMAKNGNILHNLSFQEVREMLNNYLTGVDIDDKFEMISPFTNRKLKSRPAEA; this is encoded by the coding sequence TTGAATCTACTTTTCAAAATAGGATTTTTAGACATTTCCATCGTCAATATTATAGACATTACCTTGGTAAGTATCCTGATTTACCAAGTCTATAAATTGATGCGAGGCAGTGTGGCCATAAAAATCTTTCTAGGGTTCTTGTCTATATACCTGGTCTATTTGGTGGTCAATGCAGCAAGAATGGAGTTGCTTTCCAGTATTTTGGGGCAGTTTATGGGGGTAGGTGTCATCGCCGCTATCATTCTTTTCGCACCTGAAATACGAAAATTCCTGTTGATCATCGGCAGAAGCTCTATCCTTTCGAATGAAAATGTACTCCAAGAGCTCCTTTTCTGGAGAAAAAAGGAAACCAACGCATTTAACATCACCCCAATCATCGAGGCCTGCAAATCGCTCTCAGGTACCAGTACCGGTGCGTTGATGGTGGTTTCTCGAAATACAGAGCTTAAATTCTACGCAGAAAGCGGAGACTTGATTGATGCCATCGTTTCTAAACGATTACTGATCAGTATTTTTAATAAATACAGCCCGCTGCATGATGGTGCAGTGATCCTTTACAATGGCAAGGTAAAAGCGGCCAGGTGCATCTTACCGGTAACAGAAAAAGAGGTCCCGGCCAAGTTTGGCCTTCGTCACCGTGCGGCAATCGGTATGTCCGAAGCTACGGATACCCTGGTACTGATCGTGTCGGAAGAGACGGGCCAGGTTTCTATGGCAAAAAACGGCAATATCCTCCACAACCTTTCTTTCCAAGAAGTGCGCGAGATGCTCAACAACTACCTTACCGGCGTAGATATCGACGATAAATTTGAAATGATCAGTCCCTTTACGAACAGAAAGCTTAAATCCCGTCCTGCTGAGGCGTAG
- the kbl gene encoding glycine C-acetyltransferase produces the protein MYESLKIKLEKELKEISEAGLYKSERVITSPQGAEITTADGKEVLNFCANNYLGLSSHPKVIEAAKKAIDTHGYGMSSVRFICGTQDIHKELEQKISEFLGTEDTILYAAAFDANGGVFEPILGPEDAIISDALNHASIIDGVRLCKAMRFRYKHNDMEDLEAQLMEANEKGAKQKIIVTDGAFSMDGTIAQMDKIVALAEKHNALVMSDECHSTGFIGKTGRGVHELKGVMGKMDIITGTLGKALGGASGGFTSGRKEIIDILRQRSRPYLFSNTLAPAITGASIAVFDLLSETTELRDKLEENTTYFREKMTEVGFDIKPGVHPIVPIMLYDAVLSQQMADKLLERGVYVIGFYYPVVPKGQARIRVQISAAHDRDHLDAAIEAFTEVGKELGVI, from the coding sequence ATGTACGAAAGTTTAAAGATAAAATTAGAAAAGGAATTGAAAGAAATTAGTGAGGCAGGGCTCTACAAGTCGGAGCGGGTGATTACTTCTCCTCAGGGAGCAGAAATTACCACCGCAGACGGGAAAGAGGTGCTGAACTTTTGCGCTAATAATTACTTGGGCCTTTCCAGTCATCCAAAGGTGATAGAAGCTGCCAAAAAGGCTATTGATACCCATGGGTACGGAATGTCTTCTGTGAGATTTATTTGTGGTACACAGGATATCCATAAAGAGCTTGAGCAGAAAATCAGTGAATTTTTGGGTACAGAGGATACCATTCTGTACGCGGCAGCTTTTGATGCCAATGGGGGGGTATTTGAGCCCATCCTGGGGCCTGAAGATGCGATCATCTCTGATGCCCTAAACCATGCTTCTATCATTGACGGCGTGCGGCTTTGCAAAGCAATGAGGTTTCGCTACAAGCATAACGATATGGAGGACTTGGAAGCCCAGTTGATGGAGGCCAATGAAAAGGGAGCAAAGCAAAAGATCATTGTGACGGATGGCGCCTTCTCCATGGACGGTACCATTGCCCAGATGGATAAGATCGTTGCCTTGGCAGAAAAACACAATGCCCTAGTGATGTCCGATGAGTGTCATTCGACCGGATTCATTGGTAAGACAGGCAGGGGGGTACATGAGCTGAAAGGTGTAATGGGCAAAATGGATATCATTACCGGCACCTTGGGCAAAGCACTTGGAGGTGCCTCAGGAGGATTTACTTCAGGAAGAAAGGAGATCATAGATATTCTTCGTCAGCGTTCTCGGCCGTATCTTTTCTCCAATACCCTTGCTCCTGCCATTACGGGGGCGTCCATTGCTGTCTTTGACTTATTGTCGGAAACCACCGAACTCCGGGATAAACTGGAGGAGAATACCACTTATTTTAGGGAGAAAATGACTGAAGTAGGGTTTGACATCAAGCCTGGTGTACACCCGATCGTCCCGATCATGCTATACGATGCGGTGCTTTCCCAGCAAATGGCCGATAAGTTACTTGAGCGGGGCGTGTATGTAATAGGATTTTATTACCCAGTGGTGCCAAAAGGCCAAGCCAGAATACGTGTGCAGATATCTGCTGCCCATGATCGAGACCATTTGGATGCGGCCATTGAGGCCTTTACGGAAGTTGGAAAGGAACTGGGTGTGATCTAG
- a CDS encoding NAD-dependent epimerase/dehydratase family protein produces the protein METILITGAAGQLGSELTLALANMHGGDRIIATDINEASACKFDYCRFMPLDVMDRQKMAEIVKTETVTQIYHLAAILSATSEKNPIFAWNLNMESLLSILEIAKEQKLNKIYWPSSIAVFGPNTPMQNTPQDCVMDPNTVYGISKQAGERWCAYYFEKYGVDVRSLRYPGLIGYKSMPGGGTTDYAVDIFHKAIEGEDFECFLSEDTYLPMMYMDDAIKATLDLMHAPAEQIKVRSSYNLGGISFSPKEIHECIKQHYPNFNISYKPDFRQEIADTWPDSIDDSAAQNDWGWQHSFGLEEMTKDILANLPAYLVNLK, from the coding sequence ATGGAAACAATTCTTATCACTGGAGCTGCAGGGCAACTGGGCTCCGAACTGACCTTGGCACTGGCCAACATGCACGGAGGTGATCGCATCATTGCCACGGACATAAACGAGGCCTCAGCGTGCAAGTTTGACTATTGTCGTTTTATGCCATTGGACGTAATGGACAGGCAAAAAATGGCTGAAATTGTAAAAACCGAAACGGTCACCCAGATCTACCACCTTGCCGCAATCCTCTCTGCCACCAGTGAAAAGAATCCGATTTTTGCTTGGAACTTAAATATGGAAAGCCTCCTTTCTATCCTAGAGATCGCCAAGGAACAAAAGCTTAATAAAATCTATTGGCCTTCCTCCATTGCTGTTTTTGGCCCCAACACGCCAATGCAGAACACGCCCCAAGACTGTGTAATGGATCCTAATACGGTTTATGGCATCTCCAAACAAGCAGGTGAAAGATGGTGCGCTTATTATTTCGAAAAATACGGAGTGGATGTGAGGAGTTTGCGCTACCCTGGCCTGATCGGCTATAAGTCAATGCCGGGTGGTGGCACCACAGACTATGCTGTAGATATCTTTCACAAAGCCATCGAGGGCGAGGATTTTGAATGCTTCCTTAGCGAAGACACCTATCTGCCCATGATGTACATGGATGACGCGATCAAGGCTACCCTGGACCTGATGCATGCCCCCGCAGAGCAAATAAAAGTACGCTCCAGCTATAACCTTGGCGGCATCAGTTTCTCTCCCAAAGAAATACACGAATGCATCAAACAACATTACCCGAATTTCAACATCTCCTACAAACCAGATTTTAGGCAGGAAATCGCTGACACCTGGCCTGACAGCATCGATGACAGCGCTGCCCAAAATGACTGGGGATGGCAACATTCTTTTGGATTGGAAGAAATGACTAAGGATATTTTGGCTAACTTACCGGCTTATTTGGTAAACCTAAAATAG
- a CDS encoding copper resistance protein NlpE, which produces MKKLVPYVFLIGLAFGCDRPAKETANEELTTESAPEPADKVLQKEGSTWFTYEGTLPCADCSGIKMTLRLENRAEKNAREYKLSQAYLGTTDGDRTFESSGVYEVTYGMEGNPGAMIITLLDDQENPVKHFLQEKDSDELIMLDINKKKIISDLNYSLTIK; this is translated from the coding sequence ATGAAAAAACTAGTGCCATACGTCTTTTTGATAGGACTGGCTTTTGGATGCGACAGACCGGCAAAAGAAACGGCCAATGAAGAGCTGACCACAGAAAGTGCCCCTGAGCCTGCCGACAAGGTTCTTCAGAAAGAGGGCTCTACCTGGTTCACTTACGAAGGCACCTTGCCTTGCGCTGATTGCAGCGGTATCAAGATGACCTTGAGATTAGAAAACCGAGCTGAGAAGAATGCACGGGAATACAAACTTTCACAAGCCTATCTGGGCACTACGGATGGAGACAGGACCTTCGAATCCTCAGGGGTTTACGAAGTCACTTATGGCATGGAAGGGAATCCTGGAGCCATGATCATCACCCTGTTGGACGATCAGGAAAATCCCGTCAAACATTTTCTTCAGGAAAAGGATAGCGATGAGCTTATCATGCTTGACATCAACAAAAAGAAAATAATATCTGACCTTAATTATTCATTGACCATAAAATAA
- a CDS encoding Spx/MgsR family RNA polymerase-binding regulatory protein codes for MENKLTVYGIKNCDTMKKTFKLLDEHEIPYEFVDYKKTPPTTALLEGFLEKVTLDKLVNKRGTTYRKLTDDEKAGLDEAITAIPLLISNSSMIKRPVMVYPDGEILLGFQKETILEKK; via the coding sequence ATGGAAAATAAGCTTACAGTATATGGCATCAAGAATTGCGATACCATGAAAAAGACATTTAAGTTATTGGATGAACATGAGATTCCTTATGAATTTGTGGATTACAAAAAGACGCCTCCGACGACGGCACTTTTGGAAGGATTTCTTGAAAAGGTGACGCTGGATAAGTTGGTGAATAAGCGGGGAACCACTTATCGGAAGCTTACAGATGATGAAAAGGCAGGGCTGGATGAGGCAATCACGGCAATTCCTCTATTGATTAGTAATAGCAGCATGATCAAGCGACCCGTGATGGTTTATCCTGACGGTGAAATTTTACTTGGTTTTCAGAAAGAAACCATATTGGAGAAAAAATAG